In the genome of Leopardus geoffroyi isolate Oge1 chromosome B1, O.geoffroyi_Oge1_pat1.0, whole genome shotgun sequence, the window CTCTATCAGTTAGAGccttctcagtttctctttctcattcttcctcACCTTCCTGACCTTCATTAACCAGTCCTCAGACTTCCCTTATCTTCCTGCCTTTACTTCTGTAGTGAAGTCATCTAGTGACATAGCTGGCTTCTAGAACAAACAACTTTTACATGGAAATGTACAGCTCCTCACCCATCCTTCTCCCTATCCTACAGCACTCTTTGGATGTCTAATTGACTCTGCAAACTTAATGTCTTAAACCAAACTCCTACTTTCTACCCCATCTCATCCTAAACTGGCTCTTTTTGTAGTCTTTTGTTTCTCAATAAATGGCAACTTATGGCCTCTAGTTGCTTGGATAAAAACATtgaaggaggcacctgggtggttcagtcagttaagtgtctgacttcagctcagatcataatctcacattttgtgacttcaagccccgtgtcaggcaatgtgctgacagctcagaacctggagcctgctttggattctgtgtctccctctctctctctccctctcctgcttgcactctctgtctctcaaaaataaataaacattaaaaaacaaagcattgAAGTCATTCTTGACTCCTGTCTTTCTCTTATGTCTGGCATCCAGTCCAGTAGCAAATCCTATCAGCTCAACTTTAAAATTATACCTAAAATGTAATACACTGCTACCACCCTGGCCCAGCCATGTTAGTCACTCACCTAATGTAATTGGCCCACCACTTCCATCCAGGCCAATCAGCAGCCCACTGTCTCCAACCTGCAGTCAGAGTGACCCTCCACAGCCTAAGTCAGATCAAGTAATAAGCTTCTCAGAGTCACGCAGGGGCTCCTCATCTCAATCAAAGTAAAAGTCCAAGCCCTATGGCCAACCACACTCTATGTTTCCTGGAACCTGCTAGTTCTCTGACTTCTGACTATTGTACACCACCCGCATTGCTAACTATCCTCCAGCCAGACTGGTCTCCTGGATGATCTTACATATGCCAAGCACAAGCTACCACAGGGACTTAGAGCTTTTGCTCTTGAGGCTTCTGAGCATCTCTCTTCCCCAGATTTCCACATGGCTGCTCCCTCGTTTTCTTGAGGTTTCTTCAACCCCAACAAAGAGGCCTCCCTTGTGCCACCTGTATAAAATAATGACCTCCCAGAATTCTATGCTGCTCACTGTGCTTTATTTCCCCGCTCCCAGCACATATATCCTAAGGATGGTAAACATTGATTTGTTGATGGCTTGTCCACACTACATTGAACACAAGCCCCATGAATGTGGGGACAATAGCCATGTTAGTCACTACTGTATCCCAGGACTTAGAGGAGGGCCATCCCAAAGGAGGGTCTCAGTGATGTTTGTTGAATTAGTAGACAAAGGAAGAGTGAACAAAAGAGTCCAGTAACAGAGTCAAGGCTGAGTTTTCATCAGGAGAAGCATACATTTCTCTACTGCTCAGATTTGGCCATCAGAGCAGCTCCTCACGAAGTCACCATTGAGGACTGTGCTGTGGCTTGCTCATCTCAGGCTGATTTCTACCTTTTGTCCCCTTACAGGTCTACAGCTCTCCCAGGTTCTGTGAGGCTTCTGCTATGACCGCAGCTTCTTCTTGGTACCAGGACTGCCCCTTACTGCTGCAGCCACACCAGATCCCTGCTCTGCCCTGTCTGTCTTTAGCCCCAAGTCAGCATGGGTAGTGTCAGTAGCCTCATTTCTGGCCACAGCTTCCATGGCAAGCACTGCCGGGCTTCACGGTACAAGCTGGGCAAGTCCTCCCATCTCAAGAAACTCAATCGATATTCAGATGGGCTTCTGAGATTTGGCTTCTCCCAGGACTCAGGCCATGGCAAGTCCAGCTCCAAAATGGGAAAGAGTGAAGACTTCTTCTACATCAAGGTCAGCCAGAAAGCCCGGGGCTCCCACCACCCAGATTACACTGCACTGTCTAGTGGGGACATAGGCGGCCAGGCTGGGGTGGACTTTGGCCCGTCCACCCCACCCAAGCTTATGCCCTTCTCCAGTCAGCTAGAAATGGTAAGCAAGGGTCTTTGGTAAGAGTGGGTGGGTTGGAAAAGCAATAGAGagcaaaatgggaagaagagagtGGGGGCAAGGATGGGAATGAAGGCAGtgatacaaacatttaaaaacccaaGAAGCCAGGGCAGTGGTGGTGAGGGTGGAAATGCTCAGTCACACCACAAAGATCAAAGGCTGGACGAGGGAATTGAAGCACTGGTCATGCCCCTAAACTGGAAGTCTTGAGTGATCCCTtacacaaaaagcaaaagagaaatgaaagccttTCTGAGCCCTACTGGAATGTAACTCTGGATTGTCAAAACAGGACCAACAGCAGCATTTTCAAGTACATGGCAAGGGGAGGGAGCTCTATTATCATCTGGAAGAGCCAATGGAGAGTCTGCTTGTAGAGAGCTAGCAGCTTTGCTGCTAGCAGACTCCTGAAGGTGGGCCTTTCCCTCACTTGCTGCTGTTGTGGTGCAGCAGCTCCTCACTCAAGCCAGGCCTTGAAAGTGTCTTCGGTGGGATAATAACTGAGTTTGTTACCATCAGTTTAGCAGAAATGAGGTCAAAAGAGGCCTATAAAGTCAGAAATCCAGCCCTTATGCCAGCTCAAGTTCTCATGGGTCCAACCAGTGGACTTGAGAACAATTTCCCTAGTTAATCACATGCCCCCACCTGGGGGGATGAATCCATGACTTTGATATTCTAGGAAGTGACCCACTTAGTTTGCATAGAGCTTTGTAGACTGCAAGGTACTCTTCCAATGAAAATGACAGTTTTAAGAAAaggattgttggggcgcctgggtggctcagtcagttgagcgtcggactttggctcaggtcatgatctcatggtctgtgagttcgagccccgtgccgggctctgtgctgacagctcagagcctggagcctgcttcggattctgtgtctccctctctctctgccccttccccactcaagctctgtctctctctgtctcagaaataaataaacattaaaaaaaaaaaaggattgttatTGCAAGTGGTCTTCCCAACCCTTTGATATTAGTCACAGCCAGTATTCTTGCTTCTGGCCTACTGGAAGGGGCAGTGAAGGTGAAGAAGGGATGCTTGTTGACCATGCTTGTTGAGCCTAATGCCCTTACCCTACACCACACAGAGACCCAGAACCAGAGCCCTGGCCTAGGGATCTCAGCCAGGGAACCTAAAGATGCTATTCATCATCTCACAAGGGCTGGGACAAGCTGATGACAGGTTAGTAGTTTGTAAAACAAAGTAACTCAGTGATCCTTAAGTACATCCCCTAGCCACAAAGGAATTCCTCCTTCTTGAGAGAGACTCACCATATTCAGCTGCTTCATAGCAACAGGCAAGATCACCTATGGTTATTACCAAAAAGGATGCTGTGTGGCCAGCATACACACCCAGCAAGGGAGGGAAAGGTGAGAGGGGAGTTGAAGTGAGACATGGAATCAATATGGTTGTTTTCCTCACCAGGGGTCAGAGAAAGGTGCAGTGAGGCCCACAGCATTCAAGCCTGTGCTGCCACGGTCAGGAGCCATCCTCCACTCATCCCCTGAGAGCGCCAGCCACCAGCTGCACCCTGCCCCTCCAGACAAGCCCAAGGAACAGGATCCAAAGCCCAGCCTGTGTTCTGGGGCACTGTCTGACTCTGGCCGGAACTCCATGTCTAGCCTGCCCACACACAGCACCAGCAGCAGCTACCAGTTGGATCCACTGGTTACACCAGTGGGGCCCACCAGCCGTTTTGGGGGCTCAGCCCACAATATCACCCAGGGCATCATCCTCCAGGACAGCAACATGATGAGTCTGAAGGCTCTGTCTTTCTCCGATGGGGGCAGCAAGCTGGCCCACCCAAGCAAGGCAGACAAGGCTTCCTCATGCATCCGCTCCCCCATCTCCACAGATGAGTGCAGCATCCAGGAGCTTGAGCAGAAGctgctggagagggagggagcactcCAGAAGCTGCAGCGTAGCCTTGAGGAGAAGGAGCTGGCCTCCAGTCAGGCTTATGAAGAGCGGCAGTGGCGCTGCAAGGAGGAGCTGGATGGCCTGGAGCAGAAGTGCAGTGGCAAGTTGAAGCAAGCCTCACAGAAGAGCCAGCGCACACAGCAGGTGCTGCACCTCCAGGTGCTCCAGCTCCAGCAGGAGAAGAGGCAGCTCCGGCAGGAGCTTGAGAGCCTCATGAAGGAACAGGACCTGCTGGAGACCAAGCTCAAGTCCTATGAGAAGGAGAAGACCAGCTTTGCCCCTGCACTGGAAGAGACTCAGTGGGAGGTGAGGCTTATGGTGGGGGCTTGGGGTGGTCAGCTATTTGATACCAGTCCCCACTTCTCCTCCAGGTTCTAGCCCATGGTGTGTGTACACAAATTGCCCAGACAAAGTGAGCCAGAGTGCCAGCCTTGTGACCCAAACAAAGGGCTCCATGGTGAACCATGTCGGGAGTACAATTAGTGTGAGCTTCCTACTCTCTCCCGCCTCAGGGCCTCATGGCCCCCAGAATTCAATTTGCTAACTGAGTCATTGACTGAGGAGCTGGAACTGAGAGAATAGAGGCCTCACTGGGCTGAGGGCCGACCCACTTCATCTGCTTGCAGGAAGCTCAAAAGAAACACAAACCATGCTTGAGCATGAGTTCACGCTGGTTCAAGAGCCCACAAGAGAGCAgactttgttatttttgagagaagggacCCCACGCACTAGTAAGAGTGACCTCATTTGTGGCAGGTATCACTGACAGAATGGGCCATTCTACACAGAACTGTAAGTGGGGCTTCCAGTTGGTGGACTGCAATGGAAACATAGAAGAGCAAGAGAAGGGCACACCATATCTGGAAATGAGGCATCTGGACCTGGCTTAGCTGGAGAAGCTAACCCCCACATTCTGATCTCCAGAAAATAGCTTTTCTCACCTGAAGGGCCTCTCAAGGTGGCACAGGGGACAGATAGGGGTGTGGGCATGGTGGTTCTTTTATTCTCCCCAAAGACTCCTACCCTGGAAAGGAACTGAGGAGGCATTGTGTCTGATTAGACCAGTGCCACCCCAGGTCAGGGTGACACATCCTCAGCAACATAAGCACCTGTTTGCACTGGAGCTTTCTGTACTCATTCTAGAAATTAGAGTGACAAATGTTATCAGGAGTAGAGAGGAAAATGATCCTTTCTATGAAAGAGATGAATGGGGATACTGGACAGGTGAGAAGGGAAAATCACTTATTTGCCAGGCTTCCCACATAGGAAAGGATGCTGGCCATAGGGGTCTTTCCTCTTTCCTATTGATGATGGCACAGAAGACCCCACCCTAATGATCATTTCTCAGCCAGGGATCAGAGACATTTTGGGGCACCTCAAAGATATAAGCTCGTCCTGGTGCTAGGCATCCATGCTTATTTGTCCAATTCCCAGCTAAGCTAGACATCACTGTGACCTCATTCCCAGATTGTCCAGTCAGTCTAGAcagtaaaacaataaataaaataagtatttataataTCACATAAATATATTGCAAACATATTTAGAATAGTAATTTATCAAGTGTTTATTAAGTGCCAAACCCTAGGTTCtcccatttaatccttataataaccctacttcatagggttattATATGAAGTagggttattataaataatcctTAATTTAGTTAAGAAAACTGACAACACAGAGGTTATAGTAGCAAACAActagttaaatgacttgcccaagatcaccacATAATAGGtatcagagc includes:
- the LZTS1 gene encoding leucine zipper putative tumor suppressor 1 isoform X2; this encodes MGSVSSLISGHSFHGKHCRASRYKLGKSSHLKKLNRYSDGLLRFGFSQDSGHGKSSSKMGKSEDFFYIKGSEKGAVRPTAFKPVLPRSGAILHSSPESASHQLHPAPPDKPKEQDPKPSLCSGALSDSGRNSMSSLPTHSTSSSYQLDPLVTPVGPTSRFGGSAHNITQGIILQDSNMMSLKALSFSDGGSKLAHPSKADKASSCIRSPISTDECSIQELEQKLLEREGALQKLQRSLEEKELASSQAYEERQWRCKEELDGLEQKCSGKLKQASQKSQRTQQVLHLQVLQLQQEKRQLRQELESLMKEQDLLETKLKSYEKEKTSFAPALEETQWEVCQKSGEISLLKQQLKESQTEINTKASEILSLKAQLKDTRGKLEGMELKTQDLESALRTKGLELEVCENELQRKKNESELLREKVNLLEQELLELRAQAALQREAVSLGPGLGPGPGTTFSEDIPALQRELERLRAELKEERQGHDQMSSGFQHERLVWKEEKEKVIQYQKQLQQSYLAMYQRNQRLEKALQQLAHGDGAGEAFEIDLEGADIPYEDIIATEI
- the LZTS1 gene encoding leucine zipper putative tumor suppressor 1 isoform X1, coding for MGSVSSLISGHSFHGKHCRASRYKLGKSSHLKKLNRYSDGLLRFGFSQDSGHGKSSSKMGKSEDFFYIKVSQKARGSHHPDYTALSSGDIGGQAGVDFGPSTPPKLMPFSSQLEMGSEKGAVRPTAFKPVLPRSGAILHSSPESASHQLHPAPPDKPKEQDPKPSLCSGALSDSGRNSMSSLPTHSTSSSYQLDPLVTPVGPTSRFGGSAHNITQGIILQDSNMMSLKALSFSDGGSKLAHPSKADKASSCIRSPISTDECSIQELEQKLLEREGALQKLQRSLEEKELASSQAYEERQWRCKEELDGLEQKCSGKLKQASQKSQRTQQVLHLQVLQLQQEKRQLRQELESLMKEQDLLETKLKSYEKEKTSFAPALEETQWEVCQKSGEISLLKQQLKESQTEINTKASEILSLKAQLKDTRGKLEGMELKTQDLESALRTKGLELEVCENELQRKKNESELLREKVNLLEQELLELRAQAALQREAVSLGPGLGPGPGTTFSEDIPALQRELERLRAELKEERQGHDQMSSGFQHERLVWKEEKEKVIQYQKQLQQSYLAMYQRNQRLEKALQQLAHGDGAGEAFEIDLEGADIPYEDIIATEI